In a single window of the Arachis hypogaea cultivar Tifrunner chromosome 6, arahy.Tifrunner.gnm2.J5K5, whole genome shotgun sequence genome:
- the LOC112695796 gene encoding universal stress protein PHOS34 isoform X2 — protein MASCCAKKVPEREKQVMVVGVDDSEYSTYALEWTLDHLITPSPTPIFKLVVVFAKPSVTSAVGIIGPGAPEVFPMVEADIKRTAARVTEQAKQLCINKSVNDAIVEVVEGDPRNVLCEAVEKHHASVLVVGSHGYGAIKRAVLGSVSDYCAHHAHCTVMIVKKPKTKH, from the exons ATGGCAAGTTGCTGCGCAAAGAAGGTTCCAGAAAGAGAGAAGCAGGTGATGGTGGTTGGTGTGGATGACAGTGAATACAGCACCTACGCTCTTGAATGGACCCTCGACCACTTGATCACACCCTCTCCCACTCCCATCTTCAAGCTCGTTGTCGTCTTTGCCAAGCCTTCTGTTACCTCCGCTGTTGGCATCATAGGCCctg GAGCCCCTGAGGTGTTTCCGATGGTGGAAGCCGATATTAAAAGGACTGCTGCCAGAGTCACCGAACAAGCTAAACAACTCTGCATCAACAAATCT GTGAATGATGCAATTGTGGAAGTGGTAGAAGGAGATCCAAGAAATGTTCTTTGTGAAGCTGTGGAGAAGCACCACGCTTCAGTATTGGTGGTGGGTAGCCATGGTTACGGAGCTATAAAAAG AGCTGTATTAGGGAGTGTGAGTGACTATTGTGCTCATCATGCTCATTGCACTGTCATGATCGTCAAGAAGCCCAAAACCAAGCACTGA
- the LOC112695796 gene encoding universal stress protein A-like protein isoform X1: protein MASCCAKKVPEREKQVMVVGVDDSEYSTYALEWTLDHLITPSPTPIFKLVVVFAKPSVTSAVGIIGPVVGAPEVFPMVEADIKRTAARVTEQAKQLCINKSVNDAIVEVVEGDPRNVLCEAVEKHHASVLVVGSHGYGAIKRAVLGSVSDYCAHHAHCTVMIVKKPKTKH from the exons ATGGCAAGTTGCTGCGCAAAGAAGGTTCCAGAAAGAGAGAAGCAGGTGATGGTGGTTGGTGTGGATGACAGTGAATACAGCACCTACGCTCTTGAATGGACCCTCGACCACTTGATCACACCCTCTCCCACTCCCATCTTCAAGCTCGTTGTCGTCTTTGCCAAGCCTTCTGTTACCTCCGCTGTTGGCATCATAGGCCctg TTGTAGGAGCCCCTGAGGTGTTTCCGATGGTGGAAGCCGATATTAAAAGGACTGCTGCCAGAGTCACCGAACAAGCTAAACAACTCTGCATCAACAAATCT GTGAATGATGCAATTGTGGAAGTGGTAGAAGGAGATCCAAGAAATGTTCTTTGTGAAGCTGTGGAGAAGCACCACGCTTCAGTATTGGTGGTGGGTAGCCATGGTTACGGAGCTATAAAAAG AGCTGTATTAGGGAGTGTGAGTGACTATTGTGCTCATCATGCTCATTGCACTGTCATGATCGTCAAGAAGCCCAAAACCAAGCACTGA